A region from the Streptosporangium sp. NBC_01756 genome encodes:
- the meaB gene encoding methylmalonyl Co-A mutase-associated GTPase MeaB, whose product MTRTLEDYAGGVKEGSRTWIARAITLVESSRADHRELAQRLLAELTPLAGKARRVGVTGVPGVGKSTFIDALGVHLTGRGHRVAVLAVDPSSTRTGGSILGDKTRMSRLAADPAAFIRPSPTSGTLGGVTRATREAMVVVEAAGYDVVLVETVGVGQSETAVADMVDTFLLLALARTGDQLQGIKKGVLELADVIAVNKADGPHEMDARKAARELAGALRLLRSERTAPVLTCSGREGTGLEELWEQIVVHQDRLAVSGELADRRRRQQVGWTWALVTERLLTGLREHPGVAAIAADVERDVQAGVLTPSLAAERILAAFKS is encoded by the coding sequence ATGACGCGGACGCTTGAGGACTACGCCGGCGGGGTGAAGGAGGGCTCCCGGACGTGGATCGCCCGGGCGATCACGCTGGTGGAGTCCTCCAGGGCCGACCACCGGGAGCTGGCCCAGCGGCTGCTGGCCGAGCTGACCCCGCTCGCCGGGAAGGCGCGCCGGGTCGGCGTCACCGGCGTGCCCGGCGTGGGCAAGTCCACCTTCATCGACGCCCTCGGCGTGCACCTGACCGGGCGGGGCCACCGGGTGGCGGTGCTCGCCGTCGACCCGTCGTCCACCAGGACGGGCGGCAGCATCCTCGGGGACAAGACCAGGATGTCCCGGCTGGCCGCCGACCCCGCCGCCTTCATCCGTCCCTCGCCCACCTCGGGCACCCTGGGCGGGGTCACCCGGGCGACCCGTGAGGCCATGGTCGTGGTGGAGGCGGCGGGGTACGACGTCGTGCTGGTGGAGACCGTCGGAGTCGGCCAGTCGGAGACCGCCGTCGCCGACATGGTGGACACCTTCCTGCTGCTCGCTTTGGCCAGGACCGGCGACCAGCTCCAGGGCATCAAGAAGGGCGTGCTGGAGCTGGCCGACGTGATCGCGGTCAACAAGGCCGACGGCCCGCACGAGATGGACGCCCGGAAGGCGGCCAGGGAGCTGGCGGGGGCGCTGCGGTTGCTCCGCTCCGAGCGGACGGCGCCGGTGCTGACCTGCAGCGGGCGCGAGGGCACCGGACTTGAGGAGCTCTGGGAGCAGATCGTCGTCCATCAGGACCGGCTGGCCGTCTCCGGCGAGCTGGCCGACCGTCGCCGTCGCCAGCAGGTCGGCTGGACATGGGCGCTGGTGACCGAGCGGTTGCTGACCGGCCTGCGCGAGCACCCCGGGGTCGCGGCGATCGCCGCCGACGTCGAGCGGGACGTCCAGGCCGGAGTCCTGACCCCCTCGCTGGCCGCCGAGCGGATCCTGGCCGCTTTCAAGAGCTGA